One window from the genome of Gadus morhua chromosome 16, gadMor3.0, whole genome shotgun sequence encodes:
- the sh3bgr gene encoding SH3 domain-binding glutamic acid-rich protein isoform X17, translating to MVIKVFLASSSGSTAIKKKQQDVVGFLEALKVEYTPLDIACNEDNRMWMRENVPSEKKPSNGIPLPPQIFNEEGYCGDYETFFNAKEDNLVYSFLGLDPPPGSKEALQAEKSAVKENGTHVEETSTEENLDKSRSEEVPVEERNGKAHREGEEQDTIEEVEGEATEDRAVGLEEALAEGEEEEAVEETEDAEARAGEYEEEEEADEDKEDE from the exons ATGGTGATCAAAGTATTTCTTGCCTCTTCGTCCGGGTCGACTGCG ATCAAGAAGAAGCAGCAGGATGTGGTCGGGTTCCTCGAGGCTCTGAAGGTGGAGTACACTCCACTAGACATCGCCTGCAATGAGGACAACCGAATGTGGATGAGGGAGAACGTCCCTTCAGAAAAAAAGCCCTCCAATGGCATCCCTCTGCCCCCTCAGATTTTTAACGAAGAGGGCTACTGTGGG GACTATGAAACCTTTTTCAATGCCAAGGAGGACAACCTGGTCTATTCCTTCCTAGGGCTGGATCCACCCCCAGGATCCAAG GAAGCGCTACAGGCAGAAAAAAGCGCTGTAAAGGAGAATGGCACACACGTCGAAGAAACCAGTACAGAGGAGAACCTTGATAAATCAAGA AGTGAGGAGGTTCCTGTGGAGGAACGTAACGGGAAAgcacacagggagggagaggagcaagACACAATAGAAGAAGTGGAAGGGGAGGCGACGGAGGATCGGGCCGTGGGGTTGGAGGAGGCCCTtgcagagggggaggaagaggaggcggtggaAGAAACGGAGGACGCT GAGGCTCGTGCAGGGGAG
- the sh3bgr gene encoding SH3 domain-binding glutamic acid-rich protein isoform X27 — MVIKVFLASSSGSTAIKKKQQDVVGFLEALKVEYTPLDIACNEDNRMWMRENVPSEKKPSNGIPLPPQIFNEEGYCGDYETFFNAKEDNLVYSFLGLDPPPGSKEALQAEKSAVKENGTHVEETSTEENLDKSREARAGEYEEEEEADEDKEDE, encoded by the exons ATGGTGATCAAAGTATTTCTTGCCTCTTCGTCCGGGTCGACTGCG ATCAAGAAGAAGCAGCAGGATGTGGTCGGGTTCCTCGAGGCTCTGAAGGTGGAGTACACTCCACTAGACATCGCCTGCAATGAGGACAACCGAATGTGGATGAGGGAGAACGTCCCTTCAGAAAAAAAGCCCTCCAATGGCATCCCTCTGCCCCCTCAGATTTTTAACGAAGAGGGCTACTGTGGG GACTATGAAACCTTTTTCAATGCCAAGGAGGACAACCTGGTCTATTCCTTCCTAGGGCTGGATCCACCCCCAGGATCCAAG GAAGCGCTACAGGCAGAAAAAAGCGCTGTAAAGGAGAATGGCACACACGTCGAAGAAACCAGTACAGAGGAGAACCTTGATAAATCAAGA GAGGCTCGTGCAGGGGAG
- the get1 gene encoding guided entry of tail-anchored proteins factor 1 — translation MASGCAWFLVLVSVFICNFMKILLPTVSSFLSRVVQKDAEQESEMRTEIQEMKKEHSSISMMDEFARYARLERKINKTTDKLKTHVKSRTAQQAKMKWVVNILFYILQAALMISLIWKYYSDPVTVIPSKWIAPVERLVAFPTGVTGGVGITCWLVVCNKVVSLGLHAVS, via the exons aTGGCGTCTGGGTGTGCGTGGTTCCTGGTGCTGGTGTCGGTTTTCATTTGCAATTTCATGAAAATACTTCTCCCAACAGTGTCGTCCTTT CTGTCCAGAGTGGTCCAGAAAGATGCGGAGCAGGAGAGCGAGATGAGGACAGAGATCCAGGAGATGAAGAAGGAACACTCCTCTATTAGCATGATGGACGAGTTTGCTAGATATGCTAGATTGGAGCGTAAAATCAACAAAACGACGGACAAATTGAAGACGCATG TGAAATCAAGAACTGCACAACAGGCTAAAATGAAATGGGTTGTGAACATactgttttatattttacag GCGGCCCTCATGATCTCTCTGATTTGGAAGTACTACTCTGATCCTGTGACAGTGATTCCCAGTAAATGGATTGCTCCTGTGGAACGCCTGGTGGCTTTCCCAACTGGAGTAACAG GTGGCGTGGGAATCACATGCTGGCTGGTTGTCTGCAACAAGGTTGTCAGTCTTGGTCTCCATGCTGTCAGCTAG
- the hmgn1a gene encoding non-histone chromosomal protein HMG-14A-like, whose protein sequence is MGKRSKQAVSDAENEPRRRSARLTKPEPEPKEKPQKASAKKAKAVTKAKPEVAKEKEEKKKKKEVEVEEDVAEAEEASPENGEDKADAEEAPAEETEEAAEDAEAEDKEEEEAE, encoded by the exons ATGGGAAAAAGGAGCAAA caaGCTGTTAGCGATGCTGAAAACGAG cCAAGGAGACGATCTGCAAGATTGACT aagccagagccagagcctaAAGAAAAG ccacagaaggcatctGCCAAGAAGGCAAAAGCAGTAACTAAGGCCAAGCCAGAGGTggcgaaggagaaggaggagaagaagaagaagaaggaggttgaggtggaggaggatgtagCTGAAGCAGAAGAGGCTTCGCCCGAGAATGGGGAGGACAAAGCGGACGCAGAG GAGGCTCCAGCAGAGGAAACGGAAGAAGCAGCAGAAGATGCAGAGGCTGaggataaagaagaagaagaagcagaataA